A region from the Sorex araneus isolate mSorAra2 chromosome 6, mSorAra2.pri, whole genome shotgun sequence genome encodes:
- the CREB3L1 gene encoding LOW QUALITY PROTEIN: cyclic AMP-responsive element-binding protein 3-like protein 1 (The sequence of the model RefSeq protein was modified relative to this genomic sequence to represent the inferred CDS: deleted 2 bases in 1 codon), whose amino-acid sequence MDAVLEPFPADRLFPGSSFLDLGDLNESDFLNSAHFPEHLDHFAENMEDFSNDLFSSFFDDPVLDDKSPLLDMELDAPTPGIQAEHSYSLSGDSAPQSPLVPIKMEDTTQEVEHGAWLLGRKLCSVMVKQEQSPELPVDPLAAAAAAAAAAASTATPVGPAPLLGLSPLSRLPIPHQAPGEMTQLPVIKAEPQEVNQFLKVTQEDLVQMPPTPPSSHGSDSDGSQSPRSLPPSSPVRPMARSSTAISSSPLLTAPHKLQGTSGPLLLTEEEKRTLIAEGYPIPTKLPLTKAEEKALKRVRRKIKNKISAQESRRKKKEYVECLEKKVETFTSENNELWKKGVETLENANRTLLQQLQKLQTLVTNKISRPYKMAATQTGTCLMVAALCFVLVLGSLVPCLPEFSSSPHTVEEHPAADSVYTDSQMPSRSLLFYDEGAGSWEDGRGALLPVEPPEGWEIKPGGPAEPRPQDPLQHDHLDGTHETTKYLSEAWPKDLGANGSSPDFSHPKEWLRERDLGPNTTIKLS is encoded by the exons caTTTCCCCGAGCACCTGGACCACTTCGCGGAGAACATGGAGGACTTCTCCAATGACCTGTTCAGCAGCTTCTTTGACGACCCGGTGCTGGACGACAAGAGTCCCCTCCTGGACATGGAGCTGGACGCCCCCACACCGGGCATCCAGGCAGAGCACAGTTACTCGCTCAGCGGAGACTCGGCACCCCAGAGCCCCCTCGTGCCCATCAAAATGGAGGACACCACCCAGG AAGTGGAGCACGGAGCCTGGCTGCTGGGACGCAAACTCTGCTCGGTCATGGTGAAGCAGGAGCAGAGCCCGGAGCTGCCCGTGGACCcgctggccgccgccgccgctgctgccgccgctgctgccTCCACTGCCACCCCTGTGGGCCCTGCCCCGCTGCTGGGCCTCAGCCCCCTGTCCAGgctgcccatcccccaccag GCACCAGGAGAGATGACTCAGCTGCCAGTGATCAAAGCAGAGCCCCAGGAGGTGAACCAGTTCCTCAAAGTGACACAAG aggACCTGGTGCAGATGCCACCAACGCCCCCCAGCAGCCACGGCAGTGACAGCGACGGCTCCCAGAGTCCCcgctctctgcctccctccagccctgtccgGCCCATGGCCCGCTCCTCCACGGCCATCTCCAGCTCCCCGCTCCTCACTGCCCCGCAT AAACTTCAGGGGACCTCGGGGCCACTGCTGCTGACGGAGGAGGAGAAGCGAACCCTGATCGCCGAGGGctaccccatccccaccaaaCTCCCCCTCACCAAAGCTGAGGAGAAGGCCTTGAAGAGGGTCCGGAGGAAAATCAAGAACAAG ATCTCGGCCCAGGAGAGCCGCAGGAAGAAGAAGGAGTACGTGGAGTGCCTAGAAAAGAA GGTAGAGACGTTCACATCAGAGAACAACGAGCTGTGGAAGAAG GGGGTGGAGACCCTGGAGAACGCCAACAG gaccctGCTCCAGCAGCTGCAGAAACTCCAGACTCTGGTCACCAACAAGATCTCCAGACCATACAAGATGGCCGCCACCCAGACAGGGACCTGCCTCATG gtGGCAGCCTTGTGCTTCGTCCTGGTCCTCGGCTCCCTCGTGCCCTGCCTCCCCGAGttctcctccagcccccacactgtgGAGGAGCACCCCGCGGCTGACAGCGTCTACACGGACAGTCAGA TGCCCTCCCGGAGCCTCCTGTTCTACGACGAGGGCGCGGGCTCGTGGGAGGACGGCCGCGGCGCCCTGCTGCCCGTGGAGCCCCCGGAAGGCTGGGAGATCAAGCCCGGGGGGCCGGCGGAGCCGCGGCCCCAGGACCCCCTACAGCACGACCACCTGGACGGCACCCACGAGACCACCAAGTACCTGAGCGAGGCCTGGCCCAAGGACCTCGGGGCCAacggctccagccccgacttctCGCACCCCAAGGAGTGGCTCCGCGAGAG GGACCTGGGCCCCAACACCACCATCAAACTCTCCTAG